The genomic DNA CGCCCGTAGAGGGCGTTTAGGCTTGTTTACGTAAACGAGCTTTCAAGACGAAGCCAACTCCCATCGTCCCGATGGTCAAAAGAAGTGAGACGACAATCATGAGTACGTTTTGTTCCGCAATAAAAATACCGATGGCTGCCATCGAACCAACTGCGATGATGGCTAACAATAAAAAAAGAATCCGCATTTGTCATTCCCCCCTCACGATACATGAACTCGTCTTTAGTTTAGCGTGAATCAGGGACAATGAAAAGGCTTTCGCTGTCATCTTCAATCGAAGTGATTGCCAACTACTAGTCAACCTGTGCTATACTCTTAAAGTTGACCGAAAGTATTAATGGATTATTTAAATGAACAGAAAGAGGTACACACCTATGACAACAGTAGTAAGAAACGATTTACGCAACGTCGCGATCATCGCCCACGTTG from Exiguobacterium sibiricum 7-3 includes the following:
- a CDS encoding DUF5325 family protein yields the protein MRILFLLLAIIAVGSMAAIGIFIAEQNVLMIVVSLLLTIGTMGVGFVLKARLRKQA